The Arachis hypogaea cultivar Tifrunner chromosome 14, arahy.Tifrunner.gnm2.J5K5, whole genome shotgun sequence genome has a segment encoding these proteins:
- the LOC112798305 gene encoding signal peptide peptidase-like 3, with product MWRGRCHPAQAVLFVFVFVIAVAAAADDVKRDDVRAPKSQSCDNPFQLVKVKNWVDGEEGRVYNGVTARFGSSLPESAENSDPAPAILPYPIDCCSASTSKLSGSVALCVRGGCDFTTKAAFVQSGGATAMLVINDAEDLFEMVCSNSTEVSISIPVVMITKSAGEALNKSLTSGSRVEILLYAPPRPLVDFSVTFLWLMSVGTIVCGSLWSDLTAPNQSDERYNELCPKESSNGETAKADSDKEIVNIDTKGAIIFVITASTFLVLLFFFMSSWFIWVLIVFFCIGGIEGMHSCIVSLSLRKCQSCGQKTVNLPLFGEVSIFSLVVLLFSVAFAIFWAATRQQSYSWIGQDILGICLMITVLQLARLPNIKVATVLLCCAFVYDVFWVFISPLIFHESVMITVARGDGAGGEAIPMLLRFPRLVDPWGGYDMIGFGDILFPGLLASFAHRFDKDKKKGALSGYFLWLIIGYGVGLIFTYLGLYLMNGHGQPALLYLVPCTLGVTIVLGYVRGELRGLWNYGTDLSSSLEPSEV from the exons ATGTGGCGGGGGAGGTGTCATCCTGCTCAGGCCGTcttgtttgtgtttgtgtttgtgattGCCGTGGCAGCGGCTGCCGACGATGTTAAACGTGATGACGTCAGGGCTCCCAAGTCTCAATCCTGCGATAATCCCTTCCAGCTG GTGAAGGTGAAGAACTGGGTTGATGGCGAGGAAGGTCGGGTCTACAATGGAGTTACAGCTAGATTTGGCTCTTCGCTGCCTGAGAGCGCTGAAAATAGTGATCCAGCCCCCGCCATTCTCCCTTATCCTATCGACTGCTGTTCTGCTTCCACTTCCAAG ttATCTGGTTCGGTTGCTCTCTGTGTGCGTGGTGGTTGTGACTTCACCACTAAAGCTGCATTTGTGCAGTCGGGAGGTGCTACTGCCATGTTGGTGATAAATGATGCCGAAG ATCTCTTTGAGATGGTCTGCTCCAATAGCACCGAGGTAAGCATCTCAATCCCAGTTGTCATGATAACAAAGTCAGCGGGAGAAGCTCTCAACAAATCCTTGACTTCTGGAAGCCGAG TGGAAATTCTGTTATATGCTCCCCCTCGCCCACTTGTAGACTTCTCAGTCACATTTTTGTGGTTGATGTCTGTTGGCACAATTGTATGTGGTTCACTTTGGTCAGACCTAACTGCTCCTAATCAGTCTGATGAACGCTATAATGAATTGTGTCCCAAG GAATCTTCAAATGGTGAAACAGCAAAAGCTGATTCTGATAAGGAAATTGTGAACATCGATACAAAGGGTGCTATCATTTTTGTCATAACAGCATCAACTTTTCTTGTGCTGTTATTCTTCTTCATGTCATCTTGGTTTATCTGGGTGCTGATTGTATTTTTCTGTATTGGTGGCATTGAG GGGATGCACAGTTGTATTGTAAGCCTCTCTTTAAG AAAATGTCAAAGTTGCGGTCAGAAGACAGTGAATTTACCTCTGTTTGGGGAGGTCTCTATTTTCTCACTTGTAGTGTTATTATTTTCTGTGGCATTTGCGATTTTCTGGGCTGCTACTCGACAGCAATCATATTCATGGATTGGCCAAGATATTCTT GGCATCTGCTTGATGATAACAGTCTTGCAGTTGGCTAGACTACCTAATATTAAG GTTGCAACTGTACTCTTATGTTGTGCGTTTGTCTATGACGTCTTTTGGGTGTTCATATCTCCATTGATATTCCATGAGAGTGTTATGATAACG GTTGCTCGAGGTGACGGGGCTGGTGGGGAAGCGATTCCAATGCTTTTGAGATTTCCTCGTCTTGTTGATCCCTGGGGTGGTTATGACATGATTGGATTTGGAGATATTCTCTTTCCTGGTTTGCTTGCTTCCTTTGCCCATAG ATTTGACAAAGATAAGAAGAAGGGAGCATTAAGTGGATATTTTCTTTGGTTGATAATTGGCTATGGCGTGG GCCTCATATTCACATATTTGGGGCTTTATCTGATGAACGGACATGGACAGCCAGCACTTCTCTACCTCGTTCCCTGTACATTAG GTGTGACCATTGTATTGGGATATGTAAGAGGTGAGCTAAGGGGCCTTTGGAATTATGGGACAGACTTATCGTCTTCCTTAGAGCCTTCTGAGGTTTAA